The following proteins come from a genomic window of Flavobacterium eburneipallidum:
- a CDS encoding NADH:flavin oxidoreductase/NADH oxidase, with protein sequence MAAQLFSPLQIKSLTFKNRITISPMCQYSSVDGFANDWHLVHLGSRASGGAGLIIQEATSVSPEGRISPSDMGLWKDEHIEKLQIINQFILSQNSIPGIQLAHAGRKASMSEPWNGNKRLDESKGGWQPVAPSAVSNHSNEEPPIALDKAGIQNVISDFKSATQRAVKAGFQVIEIHAAHGYLLHQFLSPLSNFRTDEYGGSFENRIRLVLEILEAVQSEWPDNLPLFVRISATDWADGGWNIEESVQLSKILKAKGVDLIDVSSGGLVSHQQIPVGPGYQVDFAEKIKKEIGIATGAVGLITEAHQAEEIVASGKADLVLFARESLRNPNLALHFAKELGAAISWPKQYERSK encoded by the coding sequence ATGGCAGCACAATTATTTTCACCGCTTCAAATAAAAAGTCTCACTTTTAAGAATAGAATTACCATTTCGCCCATGTGTCAATATTCATCTGTGGATGGATTTGCTAACGATTGGCATTTGGTACATTTAGGAAGTCGAGCCAGTGGCGGAGCAGGTTTAATTATTCAGGAAGCAACTTCGGTTTCTCCCGAAGGACGAATTTCGCCTAGCGATATGGGACTTTGGAAAGACGAACATATCGAAAAATTACAAATTATCAATCAGTTTATTCTTTCTCAAAACTCGATTCCGGGTATTCAATTGGCGCATGCCGGAAGAAAAGCAAGCATGTCTGAACCTTGGAATGGTAATAAAAGACTGGATGAATCAAAAGGAGGTTGGCAACCAGTAGCTCCCAGTGCGGTGAGCAATCATTCTAATGAAGAACCGCCTATTGCTTTGGATAAAGCGGGAATCCAAAATGTAATTTCCGATTTCAAATCAGCGACTCAAAGAGCAGTGAAAGCCGGTTTTCAAGTGATCGAAATTCACGCTGCACATGGTTATTTGTTACATCAGTTTCTGTCGCCTTTGTCTAATTTTAGAACCGATGAATATGGAGGAAGTTTCGAAAACAGAATTCGTTTGGTTTTGGAAATTCTAGAAGCGGTACAATCCGAATGGCCAGATAATTTGCCTTTGTTTGTTAGAATATCCGCTACAGATTGGGCTGACGGCGGATGGAATATTGAAGAATCGGTACAACTTTCGAAAATATTGAAAGCGAAAGGAGTCGATTTGATAGATGTTTCTTCTGGTGGATTGGTATCGCACCAACAAATTCCTGTTGGACCAGGGTATCAGGTTGATTTTGCGGAAAAAATTAAAAAAGAAATTGGAATTGCAACAGGAGCTGTGGGATTAATTACCGAAGCCCATCAAGCGGAAGAAATTGTTGCTTCAGGAAAAGCCGATTTGGTTTTATTTGCCAGAGAATCATTGAGAAATCCTAATTTAGCATTGCATTTTGCTAAAGAATTAGGCGCAGCTATTTCTTGGCCAAAACAATATGAACGATCTAAATAA
- the gdhA gene encoding NADP-specific glutamate dehydrogenase, translating into MSQSIIDFIELVAKKNPNEPEFMQAVKEVAETVIPFIEENKKYQNKMLLERMVESERIIIFRVVWTDDKGETQVNRGYRIQMNSAIGPYKGGIRFHPSVNLSILKFLAFEQTFKNSLTTLPMGGGKGGADFDPKGKSDNEVMRFCQAFMTELSKHIGADTDVPAGDIGVGGREVGYMFGQYKRLRNEFTGVLTGKGISFGGSLIRPEATGYGAVYFAQSMLATRGESISGKTVVVSGSGNVAQYAVEKATQLGGKVVTMSDSDGYIYDSEGIGSHKLAHIMEIKNERRGRISDYVTQYPNAKFVAGKKPWEIACDVALPCATQNELNEEEAQILVANGCICVAEGANMPATPEAIIVFQKAKILFSPGKASNAGGVATSGLEMSQNSLRMNWSAEEVDEKLKGIMLAIHASCVKYGTDATGYVDYVKGANIAGFVKVADAMLAQGVV; encoded by the coding sequence ATGTCACAAAGCATTATTGATTTCATCGAATTAGTTGCCAAGAAAAATCCAAACGAACCCGAATTTATGCAAGCCGTAAAAGAGGTGGCCGAAACCGTAATTCCTTTTATTGAAGAAAATAAAAAATACCAAAACAAGATGCTTTTGGAACGAATGGTCGAATCAGAAAGAATTATTATTTTTAGAGTAGTTTGGACGGATGACAAAGGCGAAACCCAAGTCAATAGAGGCTATCGCATCCAAATGAATTCGGCAATTGGACCTTATAAAGGAGGTATTCGTTTTCATCCTTCGGTCAATTTAAGTATTTTAAAATTTTTGGCTTTCGAACAAACGTTCAAAAATAGCTTAACTACCTTGCCTATGGGCGGTGGAAAAGGAGGAGCCGATTTTGATCCCAAAGGAAAATCAGATAATGAGGTAATGCGTTTTTGCCAAGCCTTTATGACTGAATTATCCAAGCATATTGGCGCAGATACCGATGTTCCAGCCGGTGACATTGGAGTTGGTGGAAGAGAAGTTGGTTATATGTTCGGACAATATAAACGACTTCGCAATGAATTTACAGGTGTTTTAACTGGAAAAGGAATTTCGTTTGGAGGATCCTTAATCCGACCAGAAGCTACAGGATATGGAGCGGTTTATTTTGCCCAAAGTATGTTGGCAACTAGAGGCGAAAGTATTTCAGGCAAAACTGTAGTAGTTTCAGGTTCGGGAAATGTAGCGCAATATGCTGTAGAAAAAGCCACTCAACTAGGCGGAAAAGTAGTGACAATGTCTGATTCGGATGGCTATATTTACGATTCCGAAGGTATTGGCTCTCATAAATTGGCACATATAATGGAAATCAAAAATGAACGAAGAGGACGAATTAGCGATTATGTCACCCAATATCCAAATGCAAAATTTGTAGCAGGAAAAAAACCTTGGGAAATAGCTTGTGATGTTGCCTTGCCTTGTGCTACCCAAAATGAATTGAACGAAGAAGAAGCACAAATATTGGTTGCCAATGGTTGCATTTGTGTAGCTGAAGGTGCAAATATGCCAGCTACTCCAGAGGCTATAATTGTATTTCAAAAAGCTAAAATTTTATTCTCACCAGGAAAAGCTTCCAATGCGGGTGGAGTGGCCACATCAGGACTAGAAATGTCACAAAACTCTTTGAGAATGAACTGGTCTGCCGAAGAAGTTGACGAAAAATTAAAAGGAATTATGCTTGCTATTCATGCTTCATGTGTAAAATATGGTACAGATGCTACGGGTTATGTCGATTATGTAAAAGGCGCTAATATTGCAGGATTTGTGAAAGTAGCCGATGCTATGTTGGCTCAAGGGGTAGTGTAA
- a CDS encoding MFS transporter, whose amino-acid sequence MQYFNFIGWYKAKGKYKKNYRDAKASYLVRIRWAVSMFYFAMGLCFATWASRIPNIKSALQLTDGELGTILFAMPVGQLTMMYFSGKLVTRFGSHRILFFSILMYAFSMTNLGLAQNAWQLALALYVFGVFSNLTNISVNTQGVYTEGLFKRTIMSSFHGMWSLAGFTGALVGLGMLALEISTYFHFVIVAIITFLLVIFNFKFLVKAKETVRVKKDKGPRKRDTSLILLGIIGFCSMASEGIMFDWSGVFFKDIIKVPGALVILGYTSFMIMMASGRFFGDRLIQKYGRKKVMQISGIMISTGFFTAVLFPYIIPSTIAFMIIGLGVSTVVPTLYSIAGKHPTIPTGEALTAVSSVSFLGFLMGPPVIGYIAELSSLRFSFAFIGIFGFAIALMVSRIKAIE is encoded by the coding sequence TTGCAGTATTTTAATTTTATTGGTTGGTACAAAGCCAAAGGCAAATACAAGAAAAACTACCGTGATGCGAAAGCTTCTTATTTAGTTCGTATTCGATGGGCTGTTTCTATGTTTTATTTTGCCATGGGTTTGTGTTTTGCCACTTGGGCAAGCCGAATTCCGAATATCAAATCGGCTTTGCAATTGACTGATGGCGAATTAGGAACCATTCTTTTTGCTATGCCAGTAGGACAGTTAACGATGATGTATTTTTCGGGAAAATTAGTAACTCGTTTTGGGAGTCATCGTATTTTGTTTTTTTCTATTTTGATGTATGCTTTTAGTATGACTAATTTAGGATTGGCGCAAAATGCTTGGCAATTGGCTCTTGCCTTATACGTTTTTGGAGTTTTTAGTAATTTGACCAATATTTCAGTCAATACACAGGGCGTTTATACCGAAGGACTTTTCAAAAGAACCATTATGTCTTCCTTTCATGGCATGTGGAGTTTAGCAGGATTTACAGGAGCATTAGTAGGTTTAGGAATGTTAGCTTTAGAAATTAGTACTTATTTTCATTTTGTAATTGTTGCCATAATTACCTTTTTGTTGGTAATTTTCAACTTCAAATTTTTGGTCAAAGCCAAAGAAACGGTTCGTGTCAAAAAAGATAAAGGGCCAAGAAAAAGAGATACATCCTTAATTTTACTCGGAATTATTGGGTTTTGCAGCATGGCGAGCGAAGGAATTATGTTCGACTGGAGCGGTGTGTTTTTCAAAGATATTATCAAAGTGCCAGGCGCATTGGTGATTCTAGGTTACACTTCTTTTATGATTATGATGGCGAGCGGTCGATTTTTTGGCGATAGACTAATTCAAAAATACGGGCGTAAAAAAGTGATGCAAATCAGTGGAATTATGATTTCTACAGGGTTTTTTACGGCAGTTCTTTTTCCATACATTATTCCGTCCACGATTGCTTTTATGATCATTGGATTGGGCGTTTCAACTGTAGTTCCTACTTTGTACAGCATTGCAGGAAAGCATCCAACGATTCCAACTGGCGAAGCTTTAACAGCTGTTTCTAGTGTAAGTTTTCTAGGGTTTTTGATGGGGCCACCCGTTATTGGCTACATTGCTGAATTGTCGAGTTTACGGTTTTCATTCGCTTTTATTGGTATTTTTGGATTTGCAATTGCCTTGATGGTATCCAGAATTAAGGCTATTGAGTAA
- a CDS encoding Gfo/Idh/MocA family oxidoreductase — protein MKKINTALLSYGMSGKVFHAPFIALHPGFELLGSWERSKKLIQEDYPEVKSYETLESVLEDKSIDLVIVNTPNSTHFEYTKKVLLAGKHALVEKAFTTTVAEAQELNALAKEKGLKLTVFQNRRWDSDFKTVKKIFDEGVLGEIVEAEFHFDRYNPILSPKAHKEIASAGSGVLKDLGPHIIDQALSLFGLPNAVFADIRITREHSIVDDYLDILLYYSDFRVRLKAGFFVREPNPSYVIHGKKGSFLKSRGDVQEDELKLGKKPNLTTWGFEQEGYEGLLHTEVDGKIIREKVPTLRGNYYHFFDGLYQAIANHAPEPVTAQDGVHTLQIIEAAIQSNKQGKIINL, from the coding sequence ATGAAAAAAATAAATACAGCACTATTGTCTTACGGAATGTCGGGAAAAGTTTTTCACGCTCCATTTATAGCACTTCATCCTGGTTTTGAACTGTTAGGTTCTTGGGAAAGAAGCAAAAAATTGATTCAAGAAGATTATCCCGAAGTTAAGAGTTATGAAACTTTAGAATCTGTTTTGGAAGATAAATCCATTGATTTGGTTATCGTTAACACGCCCAACAGCACCCATTTTGAATACACCAAAAAAGTCTTGTTGGCGGGAAAACACGCTTTGGTCGAAAAAGCATTTACTACTACAGTTGCCGAAGCCCAAGAATTGAACGCTTTAGCAAAAGAAAAAGGATTAAAGTTAACTGTTTTTCAAAACCGAAGATGGGACAGCGATTTCAAAACCGTTAAAAAGATTTTCGACGAAGGCGTTTTAGGCGAAATTGTCGAAGCCGAATTTCATTTTGACCGTTACAATCCTATTTTAAGCCCAAAAGCACACAAAGAAATTGCAAGTGCAGGATCGGGCGTTTTGAAAGATTTAGGCCCACATATTATCGACCAAGCTTTGTCATTATTTGGTTTGCCCAATGCTGTTTTTGCCGATATTCGAATTACAAGAGAACATTCTATCGTGGATGATTATTTGGATATTTTGCTATATTATTCTGATTTTAGAGTAAGATTGAAAGCTGGTTTTTTTGTCAGAGAGCCGAATCCGTCTTATGTAATTCATGGCAAAAAAGGTTCGTTTTTGAAATCGCGTGGCGATGTGCAGGAAGACGAATTGAAATTAGGTAAAAAACCAAATTTAACCACTTGGGGATTCGAGCAAGAAGGCTACGAAGGATTGTTGCACACTGAAGTTGATGGTAAAATTATCAGAGAAAAAGTGCCAACGCTACGAGGGAATTATTATCATTTTTTTGATGGATTGTACCAAGCCATTGCAAATCATGCACCAGAACCCGTAACTGCGCAAGATGGTGTTCATACTTTACAAATTATCGAAGCGGCGATTCAAAGCAACAAACAAGGGAAAATCATCAATTTATAA
- a CDS encoding THC0290_0291 family protein has product MTPKSIIAFCIFLFGFSNATHAQFGFSHEIGAIAGPVVFQSDYGERYDFTTNLGNSGFGIGLIHYLNFSYTAECNCYTPETYFNDHFKLRSELSYNKTELEHFGQWTEGKPSLGKEQLKAMTGNTSVTNVGMQLEFFPFSIREFTATTGSLAPYISFGGQFSFYNAKASSTMGPLGTPLTTFPKYLTPTDDRSYGFSSESGTVWSLVTSFGTRYKLSPLSDLMVDLRFQYYFSDWVDGLKPNPSLYKENKANDWNIWLNFGYIYYLQ; this is encoded by the coding sequence ATGACCCCAAAATCTATTATAGCCTTCTGTATTTTTCTTTTTGGATTTTCAAATGCAACCCATGCGCAATTTGGATTTTCTCATGAAATTGGTGCTATTGCAGGACCAGTAGTCTTTCAATCCGATTATGGAGAAAGATATGATTTCACTACAAATCTTGGAAATTCTGGATTTGGAATTGGACTAATTCATTATCTAAACTTCTCTTACACAGCAGAATGTAACTGTTATACTCCCGAAACTTATTTTAATGACCACTTCAAATTAAGAAGCGAATTATCATACAATAAGACTGAATTAGAGCATTTTGGACAATGGACAGAAGGCAAACCATCGCTTGGCAAAGAGCAATTAAAAGCCATGACTGGAAACACTTCCGTAACCAATGTAGGAATGCAATTGGAATTTTTTCCTTTCAGTATTCGTGAATTTACCGCTACTACTGGAAGCTTGGCTCCCTATATCAGTTTTGGAGGGCAATTTAGTTTTTACAATGCAAAAGCTTCGTCAACAATGGGACCTTTGGGAACGCCTTTGACTACTTTTCCAAAATATTTAACTCCAACAGATGATCGATCTTATGGATTTAGTAGCGAAAGCGGCACGGTTTGGTCTTTAGTAACCAGTTTTGGAACACGTTACAAACTATCACCATTATCTGATTTGATGGTCGATTTACGATTTCAATATTATTTCTCGGACTGGGTAGATGGATTAAAGCCTAATCCAAGTCTTTATAAAGAAAACAAAGCCAACGACTGGAATATTTGGTTAAATTTTGGATACATTTATTACTTGCAATAA
- a CDS encoding DMT family transporter has translation MTKRTLALITATIVSIIYGMTFTLAKDVMPNYVQAYGFIILRAGGATILFWLFWLFSRQSKSIREEQIEPKDYPRIVAAAFFGVALNMLSFFKGLSLTSPISASVLMVSTPMIVLVLSAIILKERMKKRMVFGLILGLIGTAFLILYGKSVGSASNASLGNFLVFVNAASYGLYLVLVKNLMEKYNPFNFAKWIYLIGFFMVLPFGWSEFVAVNWVSMPMAIYWRIGFVVVFSTFLTYLLNLLSMKELKPTTIAVFVYLQPVFATIFAISLGKDELTLVKIISAVLIFSGVSLVTQKKN, from the coding sequence ATGACTAAAAGAACGCTTGCCCTCATTACCGCTACAATTGTTTCTATAATTTACGGCATGACTTTTACACTTGCCAAAGACGTGATGCCGAATTATGTCCAAGCTTACGGATTTATTATTTTGCGAGCGGGAGGTGCAACGATTCTATTTTGGCTTTTTTGGCTTTTCAGCAGGCAATCCAAATCCATTCGGGAAGAACAAATTGAACCTAAAGATTACCCCCGAATTGTGGCTGCCGCCTTTTTTGGTGTGGCTTTAAACATGCTTTCTTTTTTCAAAGGATTGAGTCTTACTTCGCCTATTTCGGCATCGGTTCTAATGGTTTCTACACCAATGATTGTGCTAGTGCTTTCGGCAATTATCCTAAAAGAACGGATGAAAAAACGCATGGTTTTTGGACTCATTCTCGGATTAATTGGTACTGCTTTTCTAATACTTTACGGAAAATCTGTTGGGAGCGCCAGTAATGCTAGTTTGGGAAATTTTCTAGTTTTTGTTAATGCTGCTTCCTACGGATTGTACTTGGTTCTAGTCAAAAATTTGATGGAAAAATACAATCCTTTCAATTTTGCCAAATGGATTTATTTGATTGGTTTTTTCATGGTTTTGCCTTTTGGCTGGAGCGAATTTGTAGCCGTGAATTGGGTTTCGATGCCAATGGCTATTTATTGGAGAATTGGATTTGTAGTTGTTTTTTCGACTTTCTTGACTTATTTGCTGAATTTGCTTTCGATGAAAGAACTGAAACCCACAACTATTGCGGTCTTTGTATATTTACAACCCGTTTTTGCAACTATTTTTGCCATTAGCCTCGGAAAAGACGAATTGACTTTAGTAAAAATCATTTCGGCAGTTTTGATTTTTTCAGGCGTGTCTTTAGTGACACAGAAGAAAAATTAA
- a CDS encoding arsenate reductase family protein produces MNKIYYLASCDTCRKIIKSLPQNHNLKFHDIKQDPITIEELEEMHRLSGSYEALFSKKAQLYKSMDLKNKSLTEADFKKYILEHYTFLSRPVFIIDEKIYIGNSQQNMLQVMKALSND; encoded by the coding sequence ATGAACAAAATATACTATCTCGCTTCCTGCGATACTTGTCGAAAAATTATCAAATCGTTGCCACAAAATCACAATTTGAAATTTCACGATATCAAACAAGATCCCATCACGATTGAAGAATTGGAAGAAATGCACCGACTTTCTGGAAGCTATGAAGCGTTGTTTAGCAAAAAAGCACAACTCTATAAATCCATGGATTTGAAAAACAAATCCTTGACAGAAGCTGATTTCAAAAAATATATTTTGGAACATTACACTTTTTTAAGTCGTCCCGTTTTTATTATTGACGAGAAAATTTACATTGGCAACAGCCAGCAAAATATGCTTCAGGTAATGAAAGCTTTGTCGAATGACTAA
- a CDS encoding DinB family protein: protein MEQLFTVTTTSRTMVSKILENHTLEQLNKIPEGFTNNLIWNMGHIIVTQQLLVYKFSGLPMMVSDELVEKYRKGTKPEQDATQAEVDEIKALLFSTIEKTKEDYNAGIFKNYTEYPTSTGFVLTSAVGAMTFNSFHEGIHIGIMMSIRKFV, encoded by the coding sequence ATGGAGCAACTATTTACCGTTACAACAACCAGCAGAACGATGGTTTCTAAAATTCTAGAAAACCATACATTAGAGCAATTGAACAAAATTCCCGAAGGATTTACTAATAATTTGATTTGGAATATGGGTCATATTATTGTGACGCAACAATTGTTGGTCTATAAATTCTCTGGATTACCGATGATGGTTTCGGATGAATTGGTAGAAAAATACCGAAAAGGAACAAAGCCAGAACAAGACGCTACGCAAGCCGAAGTAGATGAAATCAAAGCTTTGTTGTTTTCGACTATCGAAAAAACAAAAGAAGATTACAATGCTGGAATTTTCAAAAATTATACGGAATATCCAACTTCAACAGGTTTTGTTTTGACAAGTGCAGTTGGCGCAATGACTTTCAATAGTTTTCACGAAGGAATCCACATTGGAATAATGATGAGCATCCGAAAGTTTGTTTAG
- a CDS encoding T9SS type A sorting domain-containing protein gives MKKKLFYFVLLMTMQMGFAQSKQLWQGYFSYTNIKDVSQSSTAIFAASENALFSKNTATSQIKTTNTIDGLSGETITSLYYSTTSNKTLVGYQNGLMIVINEADGSMLNIVDIINKQIPTNIKKINHFMEHNGIVYVSCDFGIVQFNMTTMLFGDTYFIGNNGAEISISQTAVFNGFIYASTIEGIKKADINNKNLIDYNQWTSIASGSWSSVEAFGTELFAINSSGYIHKYDSGSNSFVGYSQLPQAAVDMRKTANYLVITTASSVYFYNNQMAIVRQINSNQITGSAVSFTCATAINDVAYIGTNENGLINTTIAVASGFENDTPDGPSRNNIFALQTTSDMMWVVYGDYTATYDITPLDSYGISKYSATGWLNIPYEKVLGAKSIVRVMINPNNEKEVYLSSYFSGLLKIQNDVPTFLYNQTNSGLEDITFIPGYRGDVRINGGAFDTAGNLWLNNSLIENGLKVLKKDGTWQSFSLNGILDKSIDASMGRMLIDKNNTKWWCTNTDGLISYNESTNKFKKISSGVDTGNLPTTDTRTIAIDTGNQLWIGTTKGLRVLSSVSSFQTEDQMKANPIIILEDGLAQELMYEQSITDIAVDGANNKWIGTADSGIFLVSPNGQETKYHFTINNSPLPSNTINDIDINSTTGEVFIATSKGMVSFKGTATAANEDLSNVYVYPNPVRPEFEGTVKIAGLLDKATVKITDIEGNLVYETTSEGGTIEWDTTAFGKHKVASGVYMIFISAQDGIETKVKKVMIIR, from the coding sequence ATGAAAAAAAAGCTGTTTTATTTTGTACTTCTGATGACTATGCAAATGGGTTTTGCTCAAAGCAAACAACTTTGGCAAGGTTACTTTTCATATACTAATATCAAAGATGTTTCACAATCTTCTACAGCTATTTTTGCCGCTTCGGAAAATGCTTTGTTTTCTAAAAACACAGCTACAAGTCAAATAAAAACGACTAATACCATTGATGGACTTTCGGGTGAAACCATAACTTCTTTGTATTACAGCACCACATCTAATAAAACTCTGGTGGGTTATCAAAATGGGTTGATGATTGTTATCAATGAAGCCGATGGAAGTATGTTGAATATTGTGGATATAATCAACAAACAAATTCCCACCAATATCAAGAAAATCAATCATTTCATGGAACACAATGGAATTGTTTATGTTTCTTGTGATTTTGGAATTGTGCAATTCAATATGACAACCATGTTATTTGGGGATACTTATTTCATTGGAAACAATGGTGCCGAAATAAGCATTAGCCAGACAGCAGTCTTTAATGGTTTTATTTACGCCTCAACTATTGAAGGCATAAAAAAGGCAGATATAAACAATAAAAACTTAATCGATTACAATCAATGGACATCAATAGCCTCGGGTAGTTGGTCAAGTGTTGAAGCTTTTGGAACCGAACTTTTTGCGATTAATTCTTCAGGCTACATTCATAAATACGATTCGGGTTCTAATTCTTTTGTTGGGTATTCACAACTTCCTCAAGCTGCAGTAGATATGAGAAAAACAGCCAATTATTTGGTTATCACAACGGCAAGTAGTGTTTATTTCTACAACAATCAAATGGCAATTGTCCGTCAAATTAATAGCAATCAAATTACTGGAAGTGCAGTTAGTTTTACTTGTGCTACAGCAATTAATGATGTGGCTTATATTGGTACAAATGAAAATGGTCTAATAAATACCACAATTGCAGTTGCTTCTGGTTTTGAAAATGATACACCAGATGGTCCTTCTCGAAATAATATTTTTGCACTTCAAACCACTTCGGATATGATGTGGGTAGTTTATGGGGATTATACAGCAACCTACGATATAACTCCATTGGACAGTTATGGTATTAGTAAATACAGCGCAACAGGCTGGCTAAATATTCCTTATGAAAAAGTGTTGGGGGCAAAATCGATAGTTAGAGTCATGATTAATCCCAATAACGAAAAAGAAGTTTATTTAAGTTCATATTTTTCTGGTTTATTAAAAATTCAGAATGACGTTCCTACTTTTTTGTACAATCAGACTAATAGCGGACTAGAAGATATTACATTTATTCCAGGTTATCGTGGTGATGTTCGAATTAATGGAGGTGCATTCGATACCGCTGGAAACCTTTGGCTCAATAATAGTCTTATAGAGAATGGATTAAAAGTCCTTAAAAAAGATGGAACCTGGCAAAGTTTTTCCTTAAACGGAATCTTGGATAAAAGTATTGATGCCAGTATGGGGCGAATGCTAATTGATAAGAATAACACAAAATGGTGGTGTACGAATACCGACGGATTAATCAGTTATAATGAATCAACTAATAAATTTAAGAAAATTTCCTCTGGTGTAGATACGGGTAATTTACCTACTACTGATACTAGAACTATAGCCATAGATACTGGAAATCAACTTTGGATAGGAACAACCAAAGGGTTAAGAGTGTTGTCTAGTGTAAGTAGTTTTCAAACTGAAGATCAGATGAAAGCTAATCCGATAATTATTTTGGAAGATGGATTGGCTCAAGAACTCATGTATGAACAATCGATTACGGATATTGCCGTAGATGGAGCTAATAATAAATGGATTGGTACTGCCGATTCTGGTATTTTTCTTGTTTCGCCAAACGGACAGGAAACCAAATATCATTTTACCATAAATAATTCGCCCTTGCCTAGTAATACTATCAATGATATTGATATCAATAGCACAACTGGAGAAGTTTTTATTGCTACCAGCAAGGGAATGGTTTCATTCAAAGGAACTGCTACTGCTGCCAATGAAGATTTAAGCAACGTTTATGTGTATCCAAATCCTGTTCGTCCCGAATTTGAAGGAACCGTAAAAATCGCAGGATTGTTGGATAAAGCTACTGTAAAGATTACCGATATCGAAGGCAATCTTGTTTACGAAACCACTTCCGAAGGAGGAACAATAGAATGGGACACCACCGCTTTTGGAAAACATAAAGTAGCTTCGGGCGTTTACATGATTTTTATTTCGGCACAGGATGGTATTGAAACCAAAGTCAAAAAAGTAATGATTATCAGGTAA